From Alligator mississippiensis isolate rAllMis1 chromosome 1, rAllMis1, whole genome shotgun sequence:
gtatattagtgtatatgtatgtgtatattagtgtgtgtgtgtgtatagtaggtatatgtgtatgtgttttatttatatatagaaacacaatatatatttgtgtgtatatatactttactctgtgtgtatatattgGTGTGTATATATTATCATATGTAtgcgtgtatatatgtatgtgtgataTATTGATagtgtatgtacatgtgtatatgtatgtgtgttttatataaatacatgtatacacacatgatATAGCTATTAGTATATACACAATTTatgttgtgtatatatatatttaaataaaacacatacatatacatacaggcAAACTGCattgcactgcatgcagttgtataaatggtgaaatgtgcatcagtgcacagaaaatgcacttttgaactaaagtacctctgaggtgttttagttcaaaagtgtacccccaccattttctcagtgctgacacacattttgccactAATACAACTTCAAGTGTCGCTTTTCAAAGCGCCTGGCACTGTggcacttacatgtgtaaaaatgccactAATTCCCAATGGACATCTATAGGAGTTAGACACTTAAAGTATTTGTGGATCTGACCCTTAGTctttctgggcctcagtttccaatatagatatagatatatagatatagataggaACGTCCCTGGGGGGCACAaatcggggcaactgccccaggccccacgcttTGGGAGGCCCTGTAGAGCCAGGTAGAGCAGTGTGGCGACTCCACGCTGCGGTCAGCTTCACATCCAGGCGcttggcaccccctccccctcgccAGCCGCCTAATCTGCTGTCAGCTTCCttaagcccaggggcagggccctgtacaggctgatttgccttgggccccACACCCTACTCAGATCGTCTctggatatagatatagatatagatgtatgaTATGTGATGCTGTAGCactgatggtccagaaattttgggagagacaaggatttcttaaggtgatctCTTgcaccaactatgtagctgggatccTAGccacatagttggtccaataaaagatatcacactaaGAAATTTTTGCTTCCAGCATATATTATACATCCAACATCAAagctggtgggtgggtgtgtgtagatatgtataGGTatggcatatgtgtgtgtgtgtgtgtgtgtgtgtgtagatagatagatgtatatacatgtgtgtatagtTATATAGACATATAGATAGACACATATATAGAcatcacacacatacatgtaccaGTTttgatttcacacacacacacacacacacacacatatatgtttTGATTttggatacacacacatatacacttacacacacacattaacccGAAAtggaaagtggcaggagcagacaGGCAGTAGAACCGGCTGACAGTTTCTTCTGCCACGTCCCCGCGGAGctctcccaggagcaggatggaCCAGAAATACAGCAGCCGGCAGCAAGAGGGTGGCTGAGACTTGCCTCTCTCAAAGCCTCCTCTGACTTCTTCTTCGGGAACACGTCCTAAAAAgaagccccctgtcccccagctctcTCGCGAAGTGCGTGGGAGGCAACCGCGGCCCAAGCGGGGGtgactgattgattgattgattgattgattgatcgGTTTTTCACAGGAGCCCGGCTCCTGCCCTGCGCACAGGGGCTGCCCCGGCAGGGGCTAGTTTCCTTCCCTGGTAGACCTAATCCTCATTAAAAAGCAATGACATGCTGCATAGAGCTGGGGATGGCAGAGATAATCCTATTAGCGCCACGGACATCTCCGGGCCCCGCTCCCTCCCGGCGCTGGGAGCCGGCGGCTCCGGCTGAGCCCCCCATTGTCACGGCTTTGAAAACGTCCCTATAGCCCTAATCCCTCACGTGACGGCCGTGTCACCCCGGCTGTCTGCACGCGAGCTCCACAATGCGGCGCCGGGGGGgcggcgggcccggctcccccgcccggccccgcttcGGGGCGCCGCTTGTTCTCAGGCCCGCGGAGCTGCTGGTGGGAGACAAGGAGCCCGCCCCGGGCTCTTGCGATGGTAACAAGGCCGCTTTGTCCCAGCCCCTGGGCGCGGGGTGAAAGTTTCTGCCCCCACCGCACAGCGCGGATGAGCTCTTTGAAATCCCACTGCCAgcatctggctgcagcagcccgcCGGGCTGAAGGACGCTGGGCTCGCGTGCCATCACATCCCCAGGCCCGAGCCccgagccctgctccccaccgcTGGCAGCGCTCATCGGGAGCCAGCCTGCTCCAACCCGGCTGGGGCAAGGGGGCTGACTGCGCTCAGGGCTGTGGGACAGTCTCCCTTGACAGTATTTTGCCCCATCAGCCCAGCCGAATCTGAGCTTCTTGCAGGGAGGGCTCTGTGAAAATCTCTCTTGGTGTCATGTGTCATTCATGAGTAACACCTTTTTGCTGGGTATAGATTCGCTTTGAACAAAGGAACCGGGAACAAGGACCCAACTTCAgcttcctggctggagtgggCTCCTCCGTCTCTGTTCCTAAAGCTCGGGTCCTGGTTGCTTTTTCGAGGCTCCTCAACGCGCAAAGTGACGTGCTGAAGAGTTAGAACCACGTCAAAAACGTGTGTGTTCACCCCTAGAAGCCTTCAACCGTGTCCCCCGCGGAGACCAGAGCCCTGAATAAAGAACTGAGATTATGGGGCAATGCGGCTACAGCAGGgtttgacaccccccccccccccccccccccgcggcaaGGCCGGATCGGAGGACGTGAGGCTAAAGGACCATCTCCCTGGTCCCCGAGGAACCCTGGTGACTTCAAAGGGACCCATGAGCGCACCTGGTTGGGACTGTCACATCCCTTCAAGACAttgtgccccccacacacacacaaacctctTGGGGTGGAAGCGATATCTTTCATTGGAGCAAAACAtgttttgcaactatttagttgatctaataaaagatattgcctctaacGCAGGAGGTTTGTCTGCCTGTGCCTCTAGACCAACACGGCTTCAAGAAATatccccccccccgacaccccCTTtcctcacacacgcacacactgccCTCCAGTGATGTGATGTGATGCGGGGGCGTCTGCCGGCGGTGGAGGTCATGCGGGGCGCGAGGACGCCGAAGAGGGGGCGGCAATCCGGCAACCGCAGGGGGGAGCCGACCTGGGCGCCGGGAGAAGGTGCTGGCTGCCTCCACGGAGCCCGATCCAACTTCCCGGGCAATCCCCGGAGAAGCAAGGCTCCCGGTAGGGGCCGGTTAACCTGCcgggaggcagcacctggccaggtgCACAAGCCCAGATCGCAGCCCTGCAATTGACAGCCCCTGGTCAGTTTCGCCCCCCGCCCGCTGCCCGGCTCTCAGGACGATCGCGGGGCCCTAGAGCCGAGCCGCTGGCGGCCACAGCTGGAGCTCACCGCCAGATGTTTCCTCCCAGGTACCCGGAGCTAGAGGCTGGTGTAGGTGCCCGGGCTCAGTGGCTGGCTGGAGGGGTCCCTCCCGGGAGGCAGGGCTCAGTCCCgaggggagaagagaaaagattggcgcgggtgggggggaggcgcgCGTGCTGGCTCCCCCGGGCGGAGAAGGGCCAAGTGCTGCGATCGGAGCAGGGAAATCTGCTGATGGGGAACCCCcgactgcacccccccccaggtCCAaggactgctgcagctgctttcctccctgctgcaccgcgggggggggggggggaagggggggagcagaTCGCTTCAGCACCCCTGTATCTGCCCAGCTCTGTGTAGCTGCTGCTTGGGCTGGAACTCCTTAGCACCATGCATGCCTCAGCTTCCACACACCTCTCTGCCCTCCacgaacacatacacacacacccacacacacacacaccccaacacccCCCTCCCTTCAGCGCTCAGCACAGCCGAGATCTGCCATACCAAGGTAGCACCTTTACAGTGCAGCCCTTGGGTCCCCCTATTCGGACCcagcctgctgccagaggtgctaaaagacaccccccccctccccgctccccacgCCTTCCCCAGGCAGGGCATGcgaggggcgggggggcagcagcttagcccccgctgccccccaccccactgaagTGTTTGATCACCAGAGGGAAGCAAAAAGAAGGGGCAAATCCAAGCCCCGTGCAACGCACGTGCAGCAGCGagtcccctttccccctgcatcGCGGGACGAGTCACACTTGGCGCGGGGCTGCGCTACGTCTTCATAGGCAGATGGTTCAGTCCCCCCCAGGTCCGTGCCAGGTTTCAGCCCCATGCTGTTATTTTGTTCTTCTGGAACGAGACTGGTTGTTGCTTCCCAGAGAGGCCCTCGGAGGACAAAACAGCAAATCCTCTCAATAGGCGGAACAGGGCATCAGGAGGGATCGgtcttaaatgtattttaatatgaGCCGGCCATTGTGTAGCATTCAGCGCCCATCATCGTTTAGTCCGGGAGTTATGGCAGTGATTGGGAATGAATAGAGGGACATAATGGCTACATGTGGCGTTTGCTCATTATATGCAACTTAGCCCAGCTCCTCGGTGGAAACTGTTCAAGTCTCTCTCCCTTTCGCTTGTCACCGGGAAATAATACAGACGTCGGTGCCTCCAATGGGATAGCCTGCCATGCTATTATAGTGGGGCGGCTAACGAGGCCTTCATAAGCCTTTGATACAGTCTGATCTTTGAAACCTTTCCAAATCTCCTCCAGCTTAGGCTAAATCCtatttggactttttttttttttttttttttttttttttttttgcctgctacTGCCCGAGGCTTAAGAAAGCCGCTGGGGCAGTGACACGCATACTAAAGCACGGCCGGGAgcatgtagttggggatggtccggcttggagcagagggtgggaCTAGATAGCcgccccctgaggtcccttccatccagCCCTAGTTTTCTGCGGTTCCGTGATCCTCGGGCTGGCGGGCGACTTGCAGCCCGGGAGGCAGGCGAGCCAGACACCAATAGGGGGgcatttggggcggggggggaggcatTGGAGTCAGCCACTTCTGGTCTGTGCGGGAATGGAGGCAATGCAGAAtgacaaaatcatagaaaatgagggctgcaaaggatctcgggggggggggggtcacctagtccatccccctgctcaacgCAGGACAATCCGAGCTAGATCAAtccacccaaagctttgtctactcgggtcttaaaagcctccaaggacggagatgccacctccaccctgccaccacctgcctgcgCAGCCTGTGCCcggtgcttcatcaccctcctagtgaaaaagttcttcctaacatccaacccaagctcccatggctgcaaCTTGAGCCGCCGCTTCCTCCCTCCTTCTGCCGACAGAGGCAGCCTGCAGCGCTGCACAAGCCAGAGACCCGCACAGGGGGCCGGAACACCAGAGATCCCGGCTCAGCCGCGGGCACCCCGGGGCACCcgggcagcagaagcagcagagctAGAGCGACCCCAGCCTCCCGGGAGCCCCACAAAGGCGCGGGGCCCGTCCCGCTCCCGCCTGCTCCTAAACCCTCTCCACATTAAAGGGATTTTCTGGGAGGCATTCGAATGTgtgcggaggggagggggggggggttgaaagcAGCGCCTGCCATTGGCTGCTCGGCGCGCCTCATTTGCATAGCGGCAGCTATAAAAGGCCCCCTGCGGGCAGCGACCGGACTCAGAGGCTGCGGGAgcggcgcggagcggagcggagcggggtgggtgctgctgccatggctcccgCGCTGCACCCggcggggctgtgctgcctgctcctgctgctggcggCGCTGCCGCGCTGTGCGGCCCGCACCGTGCGCCTGAGCACGGACGAGGAGGCGCCGCCGGGCACGGTGCTGGGCGCGCTGGGCGCCGAGCTGGCCGGGCTGGCGGCGCCGGGCGAGGCGCTGCGCTTCCGCCTGGTGCAGCCCGCGGGCGCGGGGGGCGAGGGCGGGCGCGGCCACAACGGGTCGCTGGTGAGGCTGCGCGAGGCGGACGGGCAGCTGAGCGTGGGCGAGGCCGGGCTGGACCGCGAGCGGCTGTGCGGGCGGGCGCCGcgctgcctgctgcccctggacGTGCTGGGCtgcggggcgggggccggggcgggggcgcCGCGCTGCCGCCTGCTGCACGTGGAGCTGGAGGTGCGCGACGTGAACGACCACGCGCCGCGCTTCCCGCAGCCGCAGCCGCTGGCGCTGGAGGTGTCGGAGAGCGCGGCGCCCGGCACGCGCCTGCCGCTGGCGCTGCCCGTGGACGAGGACGTGGGCGCCAACGGCGTGCAGCGCTTCCAGCTCTCGCCCAACGCGCACTTCGGCGTGGAGGTGGAGGCGCAGGCGCGCGCGGACGGCGGGCGCGGCGCcgccctggtgctgctgcgcgCGCTGGACCGCGAGGCGCAGGCGGCCCACGCGCTGGAGCTGGTGGCGGCCGACGGCGGCAGCCCGGCGCGCTCGGGCACAGCCGCGGTGCGCGTGCGGGTGCTGGACGCCAACGACAACAGCCCGGCCTTCGCGCAGGCCGCCGTGGCCGTGGAGCTGCGCGAGGACGCGGCGCCGGGCGCGCCGGTGCTGGCACTGAGCGCGGCCGACCCCGACGAGGGCGCCAACGGCGAGGTGGTCTACGGCTTCGGCAGCCGCGCGGCACCCGAGGTGCGGCGCCTCTTCCGCCTGGACCCACACTCGGGCCGCCTCACACTGGCCGCGCCGCTGGACTACGAGCGCCAGCGCGCCTACGAGCTGGACGTGGAGGCGCGTGACCGGGGCGCCAGCCCGCTGGCCGCCACCTGCACCGTGCTGGTGCGCCTGGCCGACGTCAACGACAACGCACCCGGCATCCGCCTCAGCCCCCTGGGCCTGGGCGCCGCCGGCCCCCCGGGGCCCGGTctgggtgctggtggcagccccgagcccagccccagcgCGCTCTACGTGAGCGAGGCGGCGCCGCGCGACAGCTTCGTGGCGCTGGTCAGCACCTGGGACCACGACTCGGGCACCAACGGGCAGGTGCGCTGCACGCTGCACGGCCACGAGCACTTTGCGCTGCGGCGCGCCTATGGCGACAGCTACGTGCTGGTGACGGCGGCCGCACTGGACCGTGAGCGCCTGCCCGAGTACAACCTCACACTGGTGGCCGAGGACCTGGGCACGCCGCCCTTCCGCACCGTGCGGCCCTACACTGTGCGCCTGCGCGACGAGAACGACAACGCGCCGCTCTTTGCCCCGCCGCCCCTTGGCCGCGTGGCCGTGCCCGAGAACAACCCCCCTGGCGCCTACCTTGCCACGGTGCTGGCCCGTGACCCTGACCTGGGCCCTAATGGTAAGGTCACCTACTGCCTTCTCGAGGCCCAGGTCTCCGGTGCCCCCGTCTCCACCTATGTCTCCCTCGACCCTGCCACTGGCGCCCTCTATGCCCTGCGCACCTTCAACTACGAGGTCCTCAAGCAGCTGGACCTGTGCATTGAGGCCAGCGATGGTGGGACCCCACCACTCTCCAGCACCACCCTTGTCACAGTGACAGTGCTGGACCAGAATGACAATGCACCGATCATTGTTCACCCAGCACTCAACAATGGCTCTGTGGAGATCGGGGTCTTCTGCAAGGCACCCCCCGGTTCTCCCGTGGCTCAGATCCAAGCCAGGGATGCAGATGATGGGGACAATGCTGAGCTCACCTTCTCCTTCCTACCAGAGCCATTGCCACAGCAAGAACTCTTTGCCATTGACAGGGACACAGGAGAGATCGTGCTGATGGGAGACATGTCTGAAGAGCTGGGGCAGACATTCAAAGTCATCCTCACTGTAATGGACCGTGGTCAGCCCCCACTTTCCACCACAGCCACAGTCAACTTCCTAGTGACTGCCACGGTGCCTTCCAGCAGCCACGAAGTAGCCAAACCCAGCTCCTGGGAGGGGAAAGCTTTGCAATGGGATGTTCCTCTGATTGTCATCATCGTCCTGGCGGGCAGTTGCACACTTCTGCTGGTGGCCATCATCACCATTGCCACCACCTGCAACAAGCGCAAGAAGGAGACCAGGCTTAAGAACAATGGGCCCTTGAAGGAGCAGATTGACATCTCCCACCTGGAGAAGGTGAGGCAGGAAGATGCTGTCCCCAAGGGCAACATGTTTGAAGTACGAGCCTTTCCCAGCAAAGCATCTTTCACCAGCCCAGAGCCTTCCCCAGCCACAGAGGAGGCTGCCTCTTCTGAGAACAATGGTGACAACGCCTGTCTTCATGAGGGTCAGAAACGACTGAGAGGAACAAATGCAGAGGTAAGTGATATCTACAAAGATCCATTCATGCTTTGGCTTTGGGGACTTGAGAGGAGGGCtgctgaggggaagggaggcttTGAAGGAGATGGGATCTGGAAACATTTCAGATACAGACATATGTGAGGGGTGCTTTGGAGGACAAGGGACCTGGAGAAGTTTCAGGTGTGAACATGTATTCACTTGCATCTCCCACACACCCTatcctttcccctcttttccaGCCTTATGCCTCTGCTCCCAGCTACGGCAAAGAGTCTGCTCCTCCAGTGCCCATTTGGAAGGGTCATTCTTTCAACACCATATCCGGTCGAGAAGTGGAAAAGTTCAGCGGCAAAGACAGTGGCAAAGGTGACAGTGACTTCAATGACAGTGACTCTGACATCAGTGGGGAGGCCCTGAAGAAGGATCTCATCACTCACATGCAGAATGGTATGGATTCAGCCCTTGATGGGGGTGCAGACCTGTTACCTGCTATGACCTCACTAAAAATCCTccccaggaggaagaaaaaaaatagactgGTAATTTGGTAATGGAGTCCTACAGGCTTTCCATGTTTTTTCCAAGTCATTGCAGGGATGACATGCTAGCTCTTCTCTTGCATGCCAGTTGCAGCTCTCTACATACCAGGCACATCATGTAGAGTAGAAGCTGGAGTGCTGTAATCCTCTTTCAAAAAATGCGTCCTTCCTGTTGTGAGTCTGGGCTTGCCAACTAAATGCAGTAACTGCAACTTTCAGAGTCCCTCAAAATATTGCTCATCAGTCTCCGTAGTTTTTTAATGAGCTTGGTGATAACTCAGTAGTGATTATTCCTGCAGtgatttagtttattttttttcctgttcttgttTGTATTTTAGGACTATGGGCTTGTACAGCCGAATGTAAGATCCTGGGCCATTCAGATCGCTGCTGGAGCCCCTCCTGTGGCCGATCCAACACTCACTCATCTCCCCGCCCTCCAGCTCAGCTGTC
This genomic window contains:
- the LOC102558408 gene encoding protocadherin-8 — translated: MAPALHPAGLCCLLLLLAALPRCAARTVRLSTDEEAPPGTVLGALGAELAGLAAPGEALRFRLVQPAGAGGEGGRGHNGSLVRLREADGQLSVGEAGLDRERLCGRAPRCLLPLDVLGCGAGAGAGAPRCRLLHVELEVRDVNDHAPRFPQPQPLALEVSESAAPGTRLPLALPVDEDVGANGVQRFQLSPNAHFGVEVEAQARADGGRGAALVLLRALDREAQAAHALELVAADGGSPARSGTAAVRVRVLDANDNSPAFAQAAVAVELREDAAPGAPVLALSAADPDEGANGEVVYGFGSRAAPEVRRLFRLDPHSGRLTLAAPLDYERQRAYELDVEARDRGASPLAATCTVLVRLADVNDNAPGIRLSPLGLGAAGPPGPGLGAGGSPEPSPSALYVSEAAPRDSFVALVSTWDHDSGTNGQVRCTLHGHEHFALRRAYGDSYVLVTAAALDRERLPEYNLTLVAEDLGTPPFRTVRPYTVRLRDENDNAPLFAPPPLGRVAVPENNPPGAYLATVLARDPDLGPNGKVTYCLLEAQVSGAPVSTYVSLDPATGALYALRTFNYEVLKQLDLCIEASDGGTPPLSSTTLVTVTVLDQNDNAPIIVHPALNNGSVEIGVFCKAPPGSPVAQIQARDADDGDNAELTFSFLPEPLPQQELFAIDRDTGEIVLMGDMSEELGQTFKVILTVMDRGQPPLSTTATVNFLVTATVPSSSHEVAKPSSWEGKALQWDVPLIVIIVLAGSCTLLLVAIITIATTCNKRKKETRLKNNGPLKEQIDISHLEKVRQEDAVPKGNMFEVRAFPSKASFTSPEPSPATEEAASSENNGDNACLHEGQKRLRGTNAEPYASAPSYGKESAPPVPIWKGHSFNTISGREVEKFSGKDSGKGDSDFNDSDSDISGEALKKDLITHMQNGLWACTAECKILGHSDRCWSPSCGRSNTHSSPRPPAQLSTFCKSTSLPRDPLHRDSYYQAQLPKTVGLQSVYEKVLHRDFDRTITLLSPPRPGRLPDLQEIGVPLYQAPSTRYISPQNDASEKV